ATACAGTCTAGTGAACATGTGttccaaatttgaaagaattcccttgAAGTCTTCCTGCGATATTACATTCACAAGGAAAAACATGTGTCCAccaaaatctgatcagttcatctttgagacCAAATGAATATTTGCacaaaatttgaagacatttcctccaaagcttcttgagatatcacgtcCACGACAGACAGACGAatggacggacaacctgaaaacataatgccagCGGCCACTGTCTGTTGTCCTCTGGAAAACATCTTATTTTCAACAATGTGCGTTCAACGCACAAGAACccattttctttcagttttattcCAGTGATAGTCAGGTGGTGACAATATTTGCTATTATTCATTTGATCAGATtattgtttattcttctgtggGACACAAATGGCGCTTCAGGCTCATGTTTTGATCAtaagtggaaaaataaaactgacagcAAAGCATTTGAAATAGAAACAGAGGCGCCCAGGAATTATTGACGACCTTTCAAGAGCTGAGATCGGCTGTTAAATTATGACTGCATCTATTGTGTGCAAGCACGAGCGATGTTCACTGACATGTTGGAGTCAACGAGCCGAGACACTCCGTTCAGTTGTGTAGCAGATTGATGAAGATAAAACCGTCAGCATTCACCATGGACATTAGAGCAGTCTGGGTTAAATACACCGACAAATGTCAAACAGCAGAAATAGTAAATAGTTGTTAATCTGTGAGTGATGGTATGTCAAGATAAATCTTGTTCACTTTTGAGTCACCTAATTGGATTGGCTCCATGGTGGATCAGTTCACATGTGATAAAACAGCTACAGGGAAACACAGTcagtgtaaaacacacacacacacacacataatgaagAGAAGTTTTAAATTCAAAGCTTGTTTATAATATACCAACAACTCAGTAAACTGGCTTTTACTACATAAACTAAATCagatatgtaaaataaatcaagaGCATGAATATACAGATCCAACTATTCAGCTGATAGATAAATACATATTTCCTCAGATACCAGCAGCCGAGGAGGGACTCACCAGAGAACTCGGGGTAGCAGATAGTGAGCGGACTCCTGCTGATCTTCTCCTCAAACAGGTCCTTCTtgttgaggaagaggatgatggaggTGAGCGTGAACCACTTGTTGTTGCAGATGGAGTCAAAAAGCTTCATGCTCTCATGCATCCGGTTCTGAGGAGGGAGCAGATGTGAACTTACCCATTATGGTGCCATTGGAAAATCATAAGTGAaattaatgtataaatataatgacTGAATtccagatagatagatagatagatagatgtgcTCTGCTCAatgaaatacaattattatttttattagtaAAATGCTAATGAACCTCTCATGGAAAACATAACTAGCAACTatttgtgatatatatatatattcatatatatatgaagCTAAACACTACAgtctatcatcatcatcatttaccatctcctcatcctcagccaAGACGAGGTCGTAGTCACTGAGCGCGACACAGAAAATGATGGAGGTTACTCCCTCAAAGCAGTGGATCCACTTCTTCCTCTCTGAGCGCTGACCCCCGACATCAAACAtcctgaggacagagagagagagagagagagagagagagactgcatgAATAAATGCACAGTGAATGTGCTCATTTTAATTTTACTGATTTATGAGGATGAGTGTGCAAATCTAGggcaagagcacacacacacacacaggcggcATGCTGGTGACCTCACTCTGTAatctcatgtttgtgtctgctgcCTGTGTCTCCACCTGAGGCCGTCGGAGGTGAACTGAATCTACACTGAGCTGTTTAACTGACAGAGAAATGAAATGGAAGAGCGCTGCAAGCTTCAACACCAATCCAGTAATTACACACTCCCAGATCCAGAGCAGTTTTTTTATGGGGCTGCAAAGGCAGGCTAGGGAGGCTATTACAGTTCATGTTTCACCAATATTTATAAGTACAGGAGCTCGGCAAAATAATGTAAAAGGACTGAAGCTCTGTAATCACATTAACTGCTTCAAAGGTGGGTCACACTGGGCTGAATGCCAGACAGCAGCATTGGAGAGTTATACAAGAGGTTCGATAATCAGGGAACAGAGCTCCAAACAAGCAAAACATCTGCAACCAACATGCTGATGCCACAAACAAAAccatattttatcatatttaattattatataagaATTTTCCTTCGATAAACATAGACAAAACAAGctaaagagaaacagacactgCAAACACTAGGAAGTCGATGTAGATAATGACCATGCATTCTAAACATTCACTATGTAACTTCGGCTGCTATGGGTGTCTCAATCAATCAGGGTGGGATCATGGGAATTGTGTTCTTCACCACTGTTGCCGATGAAAAGCTAGATGAAGTGACTCAGACACAAATCATGGTCCCGATGTAATGTATTCAAAGAATAATCACtccatacaaatacaaacagtggaaggaaaaaacaactaactggctaactggctaactgtgtgttttacctCCATCATACGTCGTTTGCCAcagaagttatagcagagacgcAAAAAGCCACGGGTGATGCGGATATGacacaattaaaaggcgaccaacATGAAAAGTTTCGTTGTCTGGGAATAAAATTGGGGGGTTTTCTGAATTTGAACATAATCATTGgatgatttaaaaaccaaagtcaattaaatatataacacaGGTCTGAAGAATTGCTAcatattaaatctttaaaaggACCTGCTTCTGCAATTTGTAAAGAAAAATTGATTCACTCTTTTTTCATGATAATtcactttaaaataaagaaaaagttctGTCGCAGGAAAACAAATACTTCTCATCATTcgtaaaataaaatctttttttacaaaGGGATGTCTCCTTGCAGCTTGGAATCCTAATTTTCATGGGACgagtaaaaacataaattattttgTGAAGCTGAATTTAGCCGCTCAGTGTCCCCACTAATAATCTCACACCTTTTAAATCCTATGGTTAAGATCACCGGGTTGGGAATCACTGTGTTAAGCTTATAATGACATTTAGTTCTGACCAATAAAAGAAATCAACTCAGGTCCTCACTGCTCATAAAAGCTTAATAAGTTCTTTTGATGGCACAAACACAGCCCACCTCAGGCCAGGCTCCTTGGTAAGAAGTCAAATTGAAGTTTGTACTAACTTGAAGTAAAGATCTTTGAAGGTGAAGTGGGTTTCCACGATGCCAGTGGTCTTCACGCGTGTGCGCAACACATCCTGCTGAGTCGGGACATAGGTTGACTGGCAGATCCTGTCCAAGTCGTTCAAGTAGCTGAGAGACACAAAATACAGATGTATGCAGATGATCCCACGAGGAAATGTGcacacaaacttttaaaaaaacacatagtaACATTATCTGGGGTTTTCCTACCATCCACCTATCCATGCATCCATTACCTATACAACGTATCCTTTGagggctaaccctaacccgaacCCTTTACCTACTGTCAATTTAGATTCTCCAATAAACCtcaccccaatctgcatgttttgttCCTGTGGGAGGAAACTTGAGTATCTGAGGCAAACCCACGCACTCctggggagaacatgcaaactccacacagaaagaccccagctAAACCGGGATGTGAATTTGGAACAGTGCTGACAACACTGCTAACCACTGCCCCGGCTGTTCCACCATGTTTTCCAGACTTTCAGtatgaaaaatgacaaaatatttttttttcacatttatgtCTGGAGAAGAAGTGGGGAGCTTGTTCTGCAGACACTCATCCGAGGACTTCACAGAATGATACTAAATAAGGGCTTATATTTTGGTGCATGATAAACACTGGCTCCTTGCGGGTTGAGCAAAAACAGACTAACTCCACTGGTTCCTCTTGTCTCATAGTGTGGCGCAGCGAGAGCCATGACAGCTCGgctgttttcaaaacaaagaagaCGTCCGTCACACCTTCGCATTAGGCTGCTTTTTCTTTCACGTCGAGCGTACAGAAGCAGAaatccttgtgtctgtgtctaatAAGTCCTGTAAAACCCAGTACAATATTTAATGGCCGTGGTGTCTGAAGAGCAGCAAGTGTCTTCTTTCCAGTTCTCCTTCTTAAGGAATGCACAACAATGACTGTGCAACAAGCTGACACAGGATCATGGAGAACAAGACACATCTTGCCTCCCTTTGGGTTCTAGGGAAAATATTACagacagtgaggaggaaaaacactcCTCGTCAAAGAGGTCGCCCTCCTTGTGACAGtatcacaataataaaacaaataacacacattaTGTGTGAGCTTGGAGATGGATGATGCACTATCATCGAAGCAGTTTCATACAGGGCTAATTAGTTGAGTATTTTTCCACCGTGTATTATCCAGAAAACTGGACTTGATTCATTTACAATTCTTGAGAAATCTGACTTGGAATCAGGTGGTGAAATGATCTCATCCCTCTTGGGGCTCTCCAAACAGTACTCCATTGATTTAGCAATCCACTCTTACAACACATGATATAACATCTAAACAAATagaaaacccccccaaaagGATTGAAATTTAGGTGCAACCGAATACTGTTCCATGCATTTTTTCTTCCTTGCCAAAACCCGCAGCCTACATTACCCAGAATGCAACTCAACCAGAGCGTTTGCTACGCTTAAGCAGAGATGAGTAGCACTCTACAGAGGTCTGGTAAACTCACTTCTTTCTAAACTCCTcagatatctttttttattcaaacttgCAGTCTTCAGCCCCAACAGACACTGACTCGAGTGGCCGAGTTCCCTTTTtagtcaaaataaactacagctgGATACCATGTTAAATATGCAGATGTTTCTTCTTACTGAATGATTTAATACGTCTGTAGTTACTTCTATGAAACCTgtaggggtgtgtgtgtagagaagTGCTCACTATGCAGCAGAATCGTTGAGCTGATACTCTCGTGACCGATCAAAGCAGGCCTGAACAcccccatccttccacagctTCAAAATGACGGCGGTCAGCTCGGCCGACATCACCCCTTCCTCCGCGGAGCTCGCCAGGGCAAACAGTTGGCGAGCATCGTCCTGGAAACAAAGACAATAATAGCTCTCATTGTAAAACTGTTCCTGTGCTGAGTCATATCATGAATGAGGGTGCAGCTCTTCGAAAGTCACATGTTAATGTCGAGTGTAGCTCGCTTACCCCCCGTGTGGCATCCCCAAATTCGATCTTTAACCGGCCCATCGCCCTGATGATGGCCATGATGGACTGGATGGTGTTACTGTACACAACCACTTTGTACTGCTTGCACTCCTCCTCTGAGTAGCCATCTTCATGAATGATTCTGACACAGAGATAAGAATCCAAGTCGGCTTTCAGAGTCCAGATAAATATTTGACAGTGGGAACAATGGCTTTAACAAATGTGGGGCAAATTACAGATTTGAAACATTTCACTGTCATTAGCGCTGGGATAGGAGCATCAGTGAGCATGCAGCGTGCCTAATGTGGGAACCGGGGGAGTCTATTCAGGTTCTGCCAGGCTACAGTTGGCCTCTGTGGTCATTGTTTGACATGTTAGAAAAACAGAGCCTCCCCCTCTTCATGAGCCGAGCAGAACGAGGCTCCGACTCCACAAAGATGAGCCCTGTTTGTAATCACAGCTCTCCTCTCACTATTAACCTCTGACATCAGGGCGGCAGCTGAGACAAGGAGCGAGCAGCGCCTGTCTTTTATCAGCTTGCAGGATGTAGGAGTTTGATATAACGTCATGTGCACTGTAACTTACTTCATCTGCTTTACTATGGTGCTTTTCCCAGATTCCCCAGCTCCTGAAAAGGAAGGACAGTGGATATATGAGGCAACATACAACAAACATGCTACCACATAATACCCCAGATTCTCCTCTCACACGGACGATCACGAAGCAGCTTTTCATCAGGGCTGAACTTAATCTGATCTCATCTAATCATACagagtgcagtgtgtgtttatgtcaaaacactcaacaaacacacaccttgtgATGAATTTCAATGGCAGACATTTAAGTGGAGCCTGAGGGAACGTATACAGTCAGGAGGTACTCCCCTGTGTAGTAGTGTGATGTTGCACTATATTATGAACTGGACGTacgttttacatttttactctTTCATTAATAGTTATCATCTTCTGATCCTGGTTCTCctctaattcaaatgttttaattcgCTTTCTATGAAGTTTGCATCAGAAATGAGAAGGATACTGTCCAAAACCATGAAAAGATTTCTCCAGACATATTTTTTCATAAACTTTAGCTTGCTAACCCACTGGTTAGGAATTTCTAACCAGCGCAAAAGGCCTGACACTCATATAGtagcatgtgtttgtttcagaaatTGCAGTTCATTTACCAATCACATTTTGATTTACAGTGTGTGGAACCAAAAATTATGGCCCAGGCCTTCCTGAAGGCCAGGGTGCCATCCACGAAGGATGCAAAGAAGGATGAAAATTGAGCAGGAGGCTAGCTCCAATCTTTGATGGCTGTTAAGCTAGATTGCAAGCGACCAAATAAGCATAAGTCTAATGCagatcttttaaaatatatttcagctGCTAGCTTACTGCTAATGTGTAAATCCTACATGCATTTAATGGGAGGCTGCAGTCATCCCTCTTCATGCAGCTAAAAATCTCTAAAAAAAGTGTTCAGCCCCCACAGCCGTACTATTACTGGAAAGATCAGATTTCAAATTAATTGTCAGTCATTTTCGtttgcagacagacaaacatgttcAAACACTTTCCCGGTTAGTCCCTAACCCCGTCACTGCACAGTGCAGATTGGGATCCACTGTATTGCATGTTGCAGAGATGAACTATATGAAGAGAGAAAGTGCCCTTTTTctggggtgtttttttttttttataaatagaaCATATCAGGTCGAGAGATTGGTGCTCCCGGGCGATGTTctctaccctccctccctcccacctaATTTCCTGCCAGCAGCTAGCACTGTGTGgacacaacgcacacacacacacacacacacacacacacacacacacacacacacacacacacacacacacacacacacacacacagtgagagtcAGTGTGATGAGTTACTTTGAGGCCACACCAAAATCCTAATTAAACAGTTCTTATTTGTTGGATAGGTCAAttgatgcaacacacacactccaggcGAGAGACCAGTATCGATATTAGGTTACATATAAAAGAATTAACGCGCCATTGAGGTCGGTCTTTTTGGAATAAAGCCTATTTATCTAATTATTTGCAAAAATTGCCCTTTATGAATTTGGGCCCCTGCTCCTCAAACATCCTCTGCACGTCCCTGACCTTTACAGTATTTCTACGACAGTCAgccaaacaggaaacagttgtCACGCTCAGGCCGAGCCCGTGTTTTTCCACTGTAGAGACAATCTCAGACATCAAGCTGTTCTGGGTGTAGAGAGCAGAGGGGCTATAGAAAAACTGCATATGATTCAAATATACCCCCCTCTAAATATTCAATAGCTGTGTCTCTGACCCAGACCCAACTGTACCGTACAGAGGATACTATCACTCTATGTTCATAACAACTATCTCATTACAATTGAGGTTATGTAGATGTGTATGACAAAcgaacaataaaaaacaaccctATTGAAAAACCTCCTGTTTATTGATAAGAAagattcagtttattttaagctcttctttcctcttttaaaaggtgttggaacattttaaatactgaaaaatctgccaaaaaaaaaaaaaaaactcaattaaTTTATCGACAACCACTTAATTGCAGCGACCTAACTTCATTGATTGTGTAGATTATAAAAGCAACAAGTTCAAGTCCAAAAATAATAGacttccatccattatctatactgcttatccttttatgacattgggcaagaggcggggtGCAGATCCACAGATTTTCAGACTAATGGCAGCcatgagaaaaaagctttttgGGCTGCAGTACCATAGttggcaaaaaataaataaaatggcgGTGACTCACTGTGGAATGATATATTTTAAATAGCTGTGGTTTAATTAAAGAGGCATACAAATGCATATGTACATTAGCTGTCAAACTAATGATTTCCATAAACATCTGAGTTGAGTTTACACTGGCAGTAGAGCCTTAATTTAACCGCAGTAATCATCAGGAACTGGTATTTAAAATATGGATACCTGcttctgttttaaaaccaaCCAGAAGTAAACCTGAGATTATTTCAAAATAAGGGCACAGATTTTCTAAGAACTTGTATTCCCCCAAAAGGTGGTGAGACACATGTACTCAGCGACTCAGGAATCCTTAGCAGATGAATTTTGTCAAGGAGGCTTATAGTAGAGTAATGTGTTCAGATGGCCGGCCAACAAGAATTAATTCCCTGAATTCTTGGGTTAAGCTGTCACCAGCAAAAAGAGACTTAGGCTCGCTcacacagacagggaggagaggacaaaTTGTAATGGTTCCCCCTCCACTGGCCCATCAGCCACCAGTTCTCTCATTCATGGCATTTTTTGGCTGATAATCAACTGTGTCCCGCTGCCAGTTCACAAACCAAATTTACACAAGCATTCAGAGACTTGTCCAAACCCACACACGAGTCCAAGCCTCGGTTAACAGGAATCtcaaattcacttttattttttatatttctgaatCACTGGTTGTGGTTGAACAGGAGAACATTTTCATTGGAAGGGTGCATTGGCTCTCCTGCTTTGTGGTTGTGCATAAAGAACGGCAGCTGaactcctctttgttttcccCCCATAACTCTCTCGCTCCTGCACAGACAGGGAGTGGTGGGCACTGCCTggaaaaatcccccccccccccccccccctaaactCTGTGGTGGGGACTTGAAAATGACTACATGAATGTTTCCATACATTGAGATTTTAGCCTGCATTGTGACGTTATACCACCACACCAGTCAGACTGAAGTAAatctaaaaaaactaaattgatCTGAAACCATGTCGATCCAACAACCACATCTGTGTCTACACTAACTATCTATTTCAGGTTTCACTTCTGTCATTACACTCTTGGCTAAACTACATAAAATAGCTCATCTtccacacaacaaaacaaaacaatgcaaattTGCTGCAATACACCAACAAAACAGTTGAAACACAttagatgagaaaataaaataaaagctgtggaTACTAGAGGCTCTGAAATGGTACGGATGATTTACTGGCCTGGTTTTGTTCTGCCATATCTTCTATAGATTAAGGTAAATCCCAGTAAACATAAACTCTCTGATGGgaaaatttcattttaaattcaagatTTAATTCGAGAACAAAAGCAAGAATAAATGAAGAATAAATTAATCCCATATCTGGAGATTTGCTAAAACATGGAAATGATAATACACTAAAGATCCTGTATTTAAATCAGTTAATTGGGATTCATTTGGAAGAATGACTTTGAATCTCTCAActgaattttaaacatttgtacGTTTTAGAGCACGGCAGCtcattaactaattaaaaaaaatcataaaacactGCCTCAGTAACAAATCAGAGACACAATCTGAGTGACACGGACACAGCTCATCATTTCATGGTACAAGTGAATTGATTCGTCAGTTTGATACACCGGTTTTATCAACACCATCAAACTGTTAGAAAATATGTCTGTCTTGTGGAAACTTTTCACCGATGACCCATCACACAGGAAGACGTGCTTCACGAATGACTATTATGAGGATTTCCTGCCCATAGCTAAATCAAAAGCTGCGTCTGTACTCTGAATCATCTATATAATGAAATACTTTGCATGACTATTAACTCTGGTCACATATATCAGGCCATCATTAATCAGACTTACAACATGATATATACAACTCGGGCATGTTACAGGAAAGTGAGGACTCAATAAAACTGAGTGGAGAGTTTTTCTGAAAACTGAAGCAAGTCAATACCACCAGATGAGTATCTTCATCATATCACTTGTTTGACATCAAGTGtcgttttttacatttacacgtGAATGTCTCAATCGAAAGGGCCTGAACTTTGCAGTACAACAATGCATCAGTATAATCAAGTTCACGTCAACACATTACTGCAAATGCTGTGTGGACTACTTTTATTAGAGATATTCACCAAAGGGTTTTTTCCTTCACAATACCGATTCCGATACCTACTGTTGTTGTGTATGACCTGGCTCAGGTCAAACCCTTGCCACGTACCCCTGGACTTGCACATGGTAGATATTGCCGTTTTcattgtgggactttccagcatGAATTATTGCCAAGAGGCTAACATGTTGgctagctctggctaacgctTCTCTACTGGAAATCACCTCTTCTTCATGCCtctctaaaaacagtacttgccagtggcagtgCAGCGTAAAAGGTAACTGCAGTTTTATCTGAGtgaaaaatatactttaaagtGGTAGTATCTGATCGGTACATAGATTTGTGTATCCACCGATGGCATTTTGTCCATATGAGAGGCTGTTCTGATGCTGGTATCATAACATCTGTTTTTATGGTTATTTCAACATCATATTTTCTACATACTAAAATgccttttatttatatatttttattcgATTTTAATTTTAGAATATTGGGATTAAGAGTAAGTTTTAGTTAATGCTAAATATCTAATCAATATTTCTATATTAACAATAGATAGCTGATGAACGGAGAATTATCATCCTCGGCTCTACACAGCGTTTTAACATCTTTAAggtcattgtttttgttttttatgactCATCCCTTTTACTGTTCTGCTTCACCCTCACAGTTCTCATTAGAGTGTATTACAGCTGCAGGCCGCTCTTCAACGTTAGTGACAAACTGCAGAACACAGTGTAGGATTGAGCAGCTAAATTTCCAGTTATTTCCCTCAGGAGACGTTGGAGAAAATAACAGAACTAaaagagagtgaatattggCTTTAGATGCAATAGATTGCCAGAAACAACCCCAGATAAAGGTTCATGCTGCAACAATCATGCTTGAGGTGTAAATGGGTTTCCTGGCAAGTTCCCCACTGTTTCATAAGGTCCCCAAGTGGcggaaaaaaacatcttaaaccAATAATCATGATTTATGATTTAACAGAACATACCACGATAAATACTGACCACAAAGCTccttaaaataaatctgaggGGATAGTGAAAAGAAATGCTAGAGATTGTTGAGGAAACTTTCCCCAAACGTTCCTGTAAAAGTTCTTCACTGGAGATAACGTCACTGCTCACAAAGCGTGACCACACAATGGCCTTGGGGGTCATAAAGTAGGAAAAAAATCTGGGAACTACTggtggacacacaaacacatgtccAGCTATAAAATAGGATGTGGAGTTAAATCACTTCTTGTAAACTGGCACGAGAGATTTACAGTCAGGGAGCAAATGTTGAGTGGTGCAGGACTGGGGTCATTTGGTCCACACTCACGTTGCCAGCACCACTGAGAGTCTCACTAATATCCACCAAACCAACAGAGAATCTACAGACAGGCAGTGATCCTGACGAGCTGGTGCAGACATCATGACTCTGAACCTTAAGAGGATTTCAAGTAGCTGAAGTTTTGTTCCAGTGAGACAAACTGAAATGAACAGACCAGTCCTCAATGGAAAAACTTTCTAAAGTTAGTTAAATTAAATCACTACAAGTACAGCCAATGAGGAATAATACATATCACAGCTAAAGCCTGACTCATTTATCAGTTGGCCAATAAAATCAGatgatatgagcctttcacagacatgtctGTGCTTAtgcttaaactgtaaaataccaAGCCTCAATTTATACCTGTTTAACATCAGTCTCAGTCATcagcctcttttccactggtcgaaaaaaaaacaccaacatttggcttttgtctgcaatgggcatggatacaatcagcattcactcccgggtcaaatgactctatagtagacacaggtttttatcagcaGTGATAGAAACATGGCACCTAGGTGAAGCActtatttcttcttctgctttatttcagcagaacaaacacattttctgatgCAATGTTATGACCCGCATTGAACTTAAACGTGAATAGCCATGATTGTTTTGTacttattgttatttttacttgGGTACAATGTGTAGCAGCAAATTTTGCTTCATATCGTGTAAGATGCAACAAGACAGCAAGGTTTCCGAAACGTTAGTGACATCGAAAATGACTTTGCATTGACAATGCAAAGAAACAAATCACTGTTACacgttgttcccaagatgtaaaaacatgaaGTACAAGAGTGTTCATGGCTATTTAAACACCAACACCCAGAAGCGCAATGCGTGTTGTGTCAGAAAAGGTGCAGCATCAGTGTgtaaactgtcaaaataaagcggaagaagaagaaattagcaTGGAGCAAACGCCGACCCTGCAGACCCATTTTACCCAGAAGTATAAAGCCGAATGTATCCATTCCAGTGGCAtttaaaagccagatgttagtggggggttttgaccagtggaaaacaggctttatatttctttgtcatgacggtttgataacaacatcttaggaatcatagccaattaaaaaaaaaatatatatatatatatatcagtcgATATATCGGCATCAGACATTTTTAACTATCTGTCTCAACATCGCCCCGCAAAAATCTATATCGGTCTAATCCCAGCAACCTGAAAAAATATCATCTAAATCAGACATGCTGCGACTGACTTTGGTATAACCAGCTTCTCACTTGGGAGATTTCAGataaaatcttcacatttttccatttcttgTTGTTTAGATCCTAGACTGTGTTGACCCAGACCAGTGCCTGCTGCTGCCAGGTTGTGTATAGAGGCCTGCGTGAGTTACTGCTTAGTGACAACTGTGATGAcacacatgtcaacacacaGTCGCCTCAGAGCACGTCCTCCCTACGTCTCAACAATCCATAGGCTACAGGAGAGAAAAGCCCTGTCAGCACCAACATCTGGTTTGCTGCTGCTCGTCAGAGAGGGAATGAGGAGCCACAGCTGCattacaggaggaggaggaggaggaggaggagtggatcAACTACAAACTGTAGTGAAAGAGTGCAACAACTTCACGATATAAACTAATGAATgcagagacaagg
The sequence above is drawn from the Hippoglossus hippoglossus isolate fHipHip1 chromosome 7, fHipHip1.pri, whole genome shotgun sequence genome and encodes:
- the gnai3 gene encoding guanine nucleotide-binding protein G(i) subunit alpha isoform X1, translated to MGCTISAEDKAAVERSKMIDRNLRDDRDKSSREVKLLLLGAGESGKSTIVKQMKIIHEDGYSEEECKQYKVVVYSNTIQSIMAIIRAMGRLKIEFGDATRQDDARQLFALASSAEEGVMSAELTAVILKLWKDGGVQACFDRSREYQLNDSAAYYLNDLDRICQSTYVPTQQDVLRTRVKTTGIVETHFTFKDLYFKMFDVGGQRSERKKWIHCFEGVTSIIFCVALSDYDLVLAEDEEMNRMHESMKLFDSICNNKWFTLTSIILFLNKKDLFEEKISRSPLTICYPEFSGGSAYEETATYIQCQFEDLNKRKDTKEIYSHFTCATDTKNVQFVFDAVTDVIIKINLREIGLY
- the gnai3 gene encoding guanine nucleotide-binding protein G(i) subunit alpha isoform X2 translates to MGCTISAEDKAAVERSKMIDRNLRDDRDKSSREVKLLLLGAGESGKSTIVKQMKIIHEDGYSEEECKQYKVVVYSNTIQSIMAIIRAMGRLKIEFGDATRGDDARQLFALASSAEEGVMSAELTAVILKLWKDGGVQACFDRSREYQLNDSAAYYLNDLDRICQSTYVPTQQDVLRTRVKTTGIVETHFTFKDLYFKMFDVGGQRSERKKWIHCFEGVTSIIFCVALSDYDLVLAEDEEMNRMHESMKLFDSICNNKWFTLTSIILFLNKKDLFEEKISRSPLTICYPEFSGGSAYEETATYIQCQFEDLNKRKDTKEIYSHFTCATDTKNVQFVFDAVTDVIIKINLREIGLY